In Effusibacillus pohliae DSM 22757, one genomic interval encodes:
- a CDS encoding Crp/Fnr family transcriptional regulator, with the protein MPVHNSLDLLRKIALFCDLSEEELGKIGRLLIRRTLAERMVVFMQGEPLEHIYFIASGKVKIYRTDEQGREQIVNVLDAGDMFPHIGFFRQTVYPAHSAMLEKGVLLVLPMARFRLLLESNPQLCLKMMAVMEGKIIELQDRLEEMVLHDTFGRIVTLLIRLARLHGVPDGPWIRVDVPLTNQELANMIGTSRETVSRTLSQLKKAQAAETTPDHYLLLDLDRLEKQLRI; encoded by the coding sequence TTGCCAGTTCACAATTCGCTGGACCTGTTGCGGAAAATCGCTTTGTTTTGCGACCTGTCGGAGGAAGAGCTGGGCAAAATCGGCCGGTTGCTGATCCGGCGCACGCTTGCGGAACGGATGGTGGTGTTCATGCAAGGCGAGCCGCTGGAGCATATCTATTTTATTGCGAGCGGCAAGGTGAAAATCTACCGGACGGATGAACAGGGGCGGGAACAGATCGTCAATGTGCTGGACGCCGGGGACATGTTCCCGCATATCGGTTTTTTCCGGCAGACGGTATATCCCGCCCACTCCGCGATGCTGGAAAAAGGGGTTTTGCTGGTACTGCCGATGGCCCGCTTCCGCTTGCTTTTGGAATCCAATCCCCAGTTGTGTCTGAAGATGATGGCTGTAATGGAGGGCAAAATCATCGAGTTGCAGGACCGTCTGGAAGAGATGGTGCTGCATGATACGTTCGGCAGGATCGTAACGCTTTTGATCCGGCTTGCCCGTCTGCACGGCGTCCCGGACGGCCCTTGGATCCGCGTCGACGTACCGCTGACCAATCAGGAGTTGGCGAATATGATCGGCACTTCACGGGAAACGGTCAGCCGCACACTCAGCCAGTTGAAAAAAGCGCAAGCGGCAGAAACCACGCCGGATCATTATTTGCTGCTCGATCTCGATCGGTTGGAGAAACAGCTTCGCATCTAG
- a CDS encoding DUF1450 domain-containing protein — protein sequence MVIELCETNEARELIGQIRASHPTADIVVHPCLNRCNACLLALFAFVDGELLEAYSPEQLLDKIKACR from the coding sequence ATGGTGATAGAACTGTGCGAAACCAATGAGGCACGTGAACTGATCGGGCAAATCCGGGCGTCCCATCCGACGGCCGACATCGTTGTTCACCCTTGCCTCAACCGCTGCAACGCTTGCCTCCTGGCCCTGTTCGCGTTTGTGGACGGCGAATTGCTGGAGGCGTATTCGCCGGAACAGTTGCTGGACAAAATCAAGGCTTGCCGATAA
- a CDS encoding nitroreductase family protein yields MDVLSAIEKRREITHFKPDPIPSELLDKLMRAAYLAPSGNNLPSREFILVTDRKTLRTLAATTPYMKWLEQSAAAVVIVSDPQLSKYWLQDASIAGGFLWLTAVSLGLGAAWGAVYHSEDPQESERRECYARSQLSIPDHLRVVAIIGLGWPAAEPGPKQMYPLERVVHRERY; encoded by the coding sequence ATGGACGTTTTGTCAGCGATTGAGAAACGCCGGGAAATCACCCATTTTAAGCCGGATCCGATTCCATCGGAGTTACTCGACAAACTGATGCGCGCTGCCTATCTGGCCCCGAGCGGCAACAACCTGCCTTCGCGGGAATTTATTCTCGTCACCGATCGGAAAACGCTGCGGACACTGGCCGCCACCACCCCTTACATGAAATGGCTGGAACAAAGCGCAGCCGCCGTGGTGATCGTGTCCGACCCGCAACTCAGCAAATACTGGCTGCAAGATGCGTCGATCGCCGGCGGTTTTCTCTGGTTGACAGCCGTCTCGCTCGGACTGGGGGCAGCATGGGGGGCGGTCTATCATTCGGAAGACCCGCAGGAGTCGGAGCGTCGGGAATGCTACGCCCGCAGCCAGTTGAGTATCCCCGACCATTTGCGGGTGGTCGCGATCATCGGCCTGGGCTGGCCGGCAGCTGAACCCGGCCCGAAACAGATGTATCCTTTGGAACGGGTGGTGCATCGGGAACGTTATTAA